One Deefgea tanakiae genomic region harbors:
- a CDS encoding DNA-directed RNA polymerase subunit alpha — protein sequence MQINANDLLKPRIIDVQAVASAHAKVVMEPFERGYGHTLGNALRRILLSSMPGYAPTEVKIEGVVHEYSALDGVQEDVVDILLNLKGVVLKLHGRDSVTLTLSKEGEGIVTASDIQLPHDVEVINPDHVIAHLSAGGKLNMEVTVEKGRGYQPAPARLNKEEGRTIGTVMLDASFSPILRVSYQVESARVEQRTDLDRLIIDIETNGVIEPDEAVRQAARMLIDQLGVFADLEGTPEVTVAEPTITIDPILLRPVDDLELTVRSANCLKAENIYYIGDLIQRTETELLKAPNLGRKSLNEIKEVLASKGLSLGMRLENWPPAGLDKP from the coding sequence ATGCAAATCAACGCAAACGACTTGCTCAAACCGCGCATCATCGACGTACAAGCTGTTGCATCTGCACATGCTAAAGTTGTGATGGAGCCTTTTGAGCGTGGTTATGGCCATACGCTCGGTAATGCATTACGCCGGATTCTACTTTCTTCAATGCCGGGTTATGCCCCGACAGAAGTAAAAATTGAAGGTGTAGTGCATGAATACTCCGCGCTTGATGGTGTACAGGAAGACGTTGTTGACATCCTGCTAAACCTTAAAGGCGTTGTGCTCAAGCTGCATGGTCGGGACTCTGTTACTCTCACTCTCTCAAAAGAGGGTGAGGGTATTGTTACGGCGTCCGACATTCAGCTTCCGCACGATGTTGAAGTGATCAATCCAGACCATGTGATTGCTCATCTTTCTGCTGGTGGTAAGCTCAACATGGAAGTTACAGTTGAAAAAGGGCGTGGTTATCAACCTGCCCCTGCTCGATTGAACAAAGAAGAAGGACGTACCATTGGTACTGTTATGCTGGATGCATCGTTCAGCCCAATTCTTCGTGTTAGCTACCAGGTAGAAAGCGCTCGTGTCGAACAGCGTACCGATCTTGACCGTTTGATTATTGACATTGAAACTAATGGCGTAATCGAACCGGATGAGGCAGTTCGCCAAGCCGCACGGATGTTAATTGACCAACTTGGCGTTTTTGCTGATTTGGAAGGTACGCCAGAAGTAACTGTTGCAGAACCAACAATCACAATTGATCCTATCTTGCTTCGGCCTGTGGATGATCTTGAGTTGACTGTACGTTCGGCAAATTGCCTTAAAGCGGAAAACATCTATTACATTGGCGATCTGATTCAACGTACAGAGACTGAGTTGTTAAAAGCTCCGAACCTGGGTCGTAAATCGCTGAATGAGATCAAAGAAGTGCTTGCTTCGAAGGGGCTTAGCCTTGGCATGCGCCTCGAAAACTGGCCTCCGGCTGGCTTAGATAAGCCTTGA
- the rpsD gene encoding 30S ribosomal protein S4: MARYIGPKCKLARREGTDLFLKSARRSLDSKCKLEQAPGQHGAKKNTRQSDYGVHLREKQKIRRIYGVLERQFRGYFHEAARRKGSTGENLLKLLESRLDNVVYRMGYGSTRSESRQLVSHKAITVNGKPVNIPSFQVKAGDVVAVREKSKKQVRIQEALSLAEGIGFPNWVQVDSKKMEGVFKSMPERSDLSSDINESLVVEFYSK; encoded by the coding sequence ATGGCTCGTTATATTGGACCTAAGTGCAAACTCGCACGCCGCGAAGGAACGGATCTGTTCTTGAAGAGCGCGCGTCGTTCGCTCGATAGCAAATGCAAGCTGGAACAAGCCCCAGGCCAGCATGGCGCGAAGAAAAATACGCGTCAGTCGGACTACGGCGTACACCTGCGCGAAAAGCAAAAGATCCGTCGTATTTACGGCGTTTTAGAACGTCAATTCCGTGGCTACTTCCATGAAGCCGCTCGTCGTAAGGGTTCAACTGGTGAAAACCTGCTGAAACTTCTTGAGAGCCGCTTGGATAACGTTGTTTATCGCATGGGCTACGGTTCTACTCGTTCTGAATCTCGTCAACTAGTTTCCCATAAAGCTATCACTGTTAATGGCAAGCCTGTAAACATTCCTTCTTTCCAAGTGAAAGCGGGTGATGTGGTTGCTGTACGTGAAAAGTCTAAGAAACAAGTACGTATCCAAGAGGCATTGTCTCTTGCTGAAGGTATTGGTTTCCCAAACTGGGTACAGGTTGATTCTAAGAAAATGGAAGGCGTATTTAAAAGTATGCCAGAGCGTTCTGACCTTTCTAGCGATATTAATGAATCGCTGGTGGTTGAATTCTATTCCAAGTAA
- the rpsK gene encoding 30S ribosomal protein S11: protein MAKANTARVRKKVKKSVSEGIVHVHASFNNTIITITDRQGNALSWATSGGAGFKGSRKSTPFAAQVAAEAAGKVAQEYGVKNLEVRIKGPGPGRESAVRALNALGFKITSISDVTPVPHNGCRPSKKRRI from the coding sequence ATGGCTAAAGCAAACACAGCTCGTGTACGTAAGAAAGTCAAGAAGAGCGTATCTGAAGGTATCGTGCACGTTCACGCTTCTTTCAACAATACGATCATTACCATCACTGATCGCCAAGGCAATGCTTTATCTTGGGCTACCTCGGGCGGTGCTGGTTTCAAGGGCTCTCGTAAAAGTACACCTTTTGCTGCACAGGTTGCCGCAGAAGCTGCTGGTAAAGTTGCCCAAGAATATGGTGTTAAGAACCTCGAAGTTCGTATCAAGGGTCCGGGCCCAGGTCGCGAATCTGCAGTGCGTGCATTGAACGCGCTTGGTTTCAAGATCACCAGTATCTCGGATGTGACGCCTGTTCCACACAACGGCTGCCGTCCGTCGAAGAAGCGTCGTATCTAA
- the rpsM gene encoding 30S ribosomal protein S13 — protein sequence MARIAGVNIPNHQHAVIGLQAIFGIGQTRAKAICASTGIEPSKKVKDLSDVELEKLRDEVGKFTIEGDLRREVTMNIKRLMDLGCYRGLRHRKGLPCRGQRTKTNARTRKGPRKAIAGKK from the coding sequence ATGGCCCGTATTGCTGGGGTTAATATTCCCAATCATCAGCATGCTGTGATCGGCCTTCAGGCTATTTTTGGTATCGGCCAAACTCGCGCTAAAGCGATTTGTGCTTCTACTGGAATTGAGCCTAGTAAGAAGGTAAAAGATCTCAGTGATGTTGAACTCGAAAAACTGCGTGACGAAGTAGGCAAGTTCACTATTGAAGGTGATCTACGTCGTGAAGTAACCATGAATATCAAGCGTCTTATGGACCTTGGTTGCTACCGTGGTTTACGTCATCGTAAAGGCTTACCTTGTCGCGGTCAGCGTACAAAAACCAATGCACGTACTCGTAAGGGTCCGCGCAAGGCTATCGCTGGCAAGAAGTAA
- the rpmJ gene encoding 50S ribosomal protein L36, with protein MRVQASVKKICRNCKIIRRNRVVRVICTDPRHKQRQG; from the coding sequence ATGAGAGTTCAGGCATCGGTCAAGAAAATCTGCCGTAATTGCAAAATTATCCGTCGCAACCGAGTTGTGCGTGTAATTTGTACAGACCCACGGCACAAGCAGCGCCAAGGTTGA